The Brassica napus cultivar Da-Ae chromosome C7, Da-Ae, whole genome shotgun sequence genome has a segment encoding these proteins:
- the LOC106410453 gene encoding 5'-methylthioadenosine nucleosidase, whose product MEMKRLTSNWRRVFVDVSPRSSSSSRCKRRLNLWSDSLILLRALISPFSPSDLLQSNKSLSSSLIPMFDLYGVGLRQALDMSTQDESLIIANDATLNDMEGSAVAYVAELLKVPVMFLKAVTDLIDGDKPTAQEFLQNLSLVTSALEETATKVTNFINGKNPFRPLTIIST is encoded by the exons ATGGAGATGAAGCGACTGACATCGAATTGGAGAAGAGTCTTCGTCGACGTATCTCCACGGTCGTCTTCGTCATCG CGATGCAAGCGGAGGCTCAACCTTTGGTCGGACTCTCTGATTCTCCTCCGTGCGTTAATAAGTCCTTTCTCTCCCTCGGATTTACTTCAAAGCAACAAAAGTCTGTCATCATCGTTGATCCCC ATGTTTGATCTGTATGGAGTTGGTCTTCGTCAGGCCTTGGATATGTCTACACAAGATGAATCACTCATCATTGCCAATGATGCAACGCTCAATGACATGGAG GGTTCTGCTGTGGCGTATGTTGCTGAGCTTCTGAAAGTACCAGTAATGTTCTTAAAAGCAGTGACCGACCTGATCGACGGGGATAAACCCACGGCACAAGAATTCTTGCAGAACTTGTCACTTGTGACCTCTGCTCTTGAGGAAACTGCCACTAAAGTGACCAACTTCATCAACGGGAAAAACCCTTTCAGACCTTTAACTATCATATCTACTTGA
- the LOC106410452 gene encoding ER lumen protein-retaining receptor erd-2.2 isoform X1 — MKGGTKSPIQAVWSWVRRQPPKVKAFLAVVSGMAALVLLRFIVHDHDNLFVAAEAVHSIGICVLIYKLMKEKTCAGLSLKSQELTAIFLAVRLYCSFVMEYDIHTILDLATLGTTLWVIFMIRFKLRASFMEDKDNFALYYVLVPCVVLAVLIHPSTSHNILNRISWALCVYLEAVSVLPQLRVMQNTKIVEPFTAHYVFALGVARFLSCAHWVLQVSFQSSSRLVKPIAILSNAERCLKKMLYVLKNKVVDTRGRLLVALGYGLWPSMVLISEIVQTFILADFCYYYVKSVFGGQLVLRLPSGVV, encoded by the exons atgaagGGGGGCACGAAAAGTCCGATCCAGGCGGTGTGGTCATGGGTGAGGAGGCAACCACCGAAGGTGAAGGCTTTTCTGGCGGTGGTCTCAGGCATGGCGGCTTTGGTTCTGCTGAGATTCATAGTCCACGATCACGACAATCTGTTCGTGGCCGCGGAAGCTGTTCACTCAATCGGGATCTGTGTTCTCATCTACAAACTCATGAAAGAAAAGACTTGCGCCG GATTGTCACTGAAATCTCAGGAGCTTACGGCGATCTTTCTAGCAGTTAGGCTGTATTGTAGCTTTGTAATGGAATATGATATACACACCATCCTCGATCTGGCTACTCTTGGAACAACTCTCTGGGTTATttttatgatccgttttaagtTGAGGGCTAGTTTCATGGAGGACAAAGACAACTTTGCTCTCTATTATGTG CTTGTGCCGTGTGTTGTGTTAGCTGTGTTGATCCATCCATCGACCTCTCACAACATATTAAACAGGATTTCTTGGGCTTTGTGTGTGTACCTTGAAGCTGTTTCTGTGCTGCCTCAGCTGCGCGTGATGCAGAACACCAAG ATTGTTGAACCGTTCACGGCGCATTATGTCTTTGCACTTGGAGTAGCAAGGTTCCTTAGCTGTGCACACTGGGTTTTACAGGTTAGTTTTCAATCATCATCAAGATTGGTTAAGCCAATTGCAATCCTTTCGAATGCTGaaagatgtttaaaaaaaatgttgtatgtGTTGAAAAACAAGGTTGTGGACACGAGGGGAAGATTGCTGGTGGCATTGGGATATGGATTGTGGCCATCAATGGTTCTCATCTCTGAGATTGTTCAAACTTTCATTCTTGCTGATTTCTGTTACTACTACGTCAAAAG TGTATTCGGAGGGCAGCTTGTTCTCCGGCTTCCGTCTGGAGTagtataa
- the LOC106410452 gene encoding ER lumen protein-retaining receptor erd-2.2 isoform X2 has protein sequence MKGGTKSPIQAVWSWVRRQPPKVKAFLAVVSGMAALVLLRFIVHDHDNLFVAAEAVHSIGICVLIYKLMKEKTCAGLSLKSQELTAIFLAVRLYCSFVMEYDIHTILDLATLGTTLWVIFMIRFKLRASFMEDKDNFALYYVLVPCVVLAVLIHPSTSHNILNRISWALCVYLEAVSVLPQLRVMQNTKIVEPFTAHYVFALGVARFLSCAHWVLQVVDTRGRLLVALGYGLWPSMVLISEIVQTFILADFCYYYVKSVFGGQLVLRLPSGVV, from the exons atgaagGGGGGCACGAAAAGTCCGATCCAGGCGGTGTGGTCATGGGTGAGGAGGCAACCACCGAAGGTGAAGGCTTTTCTGGCGGTGGTCTCAGGCATGGCGGCTTTGGTTCTGCTGAGATTCATAGTCCACGATCACGACAATCTGTTCGTGGCCGCGGAAGCTGTTCACTCAATCGGGATCTGTGTTCTCATCTACAAACTCATGAAAGAAAAGACTTGCGCCG GATTGTCACTGAAATCTCAGGAGCTTACGGCGATCTTTCTAGCAGTTAGGCTGTATTGTAGCTTTGTAATGGAATATGATATACACACCATCCTCGATCTGGCTACTCTTGGAACAACTCTCTGGGTTATttttatgatccgttttaagtTGAGGGCTAGTTTCATGGAGGACAAAGACAACTTTGCTCTCTATTATGTG CTTGTGCCGTGTGTTGTGTTAGCTGTGTTGATCCATCCATCGACCTCTCACAACATATTAAACAGGATTTCTTGGGCTTTGTGTGTGTACCTTGAAGCTGTTTCTGTGCTGCCTCAGCTGCGCGTGATGCAGAACACCAAG ATTGTTGAACCGTTCACGGCGCATTATGTCTTTGCACTTGGAGTAGCAAGGTTCCTTAGCTGTGCACACTGGGTTTTACAG GTTGTGGACACGAGGGGAAGATTGCTGGTGGCATTGGGATATGGATTGTGGCCATCAATGGTTCTCATCTCTGAGATTGTTCAAACTTTCATTCTTGCTGATTTCTGTTACTACTACGTCAAAAG TGTATTCGGAGGGCAGCTTGTTCTCCGGCTTCCGTCTGGAGTagtataa